From Amycolatopsis sp. YIM 10, the proteins below share one genomic window:
- a CDS encoding DHA2 family efflux MFS transporter permease subunit: protein MPENGGSRWFALSVLSAATLMVVLDGSVVTVALPWIQRDLGFTQAGLAWVVNAYLIAFAGSLLLSGRLGDLLGRRRVFLVGMVVFTVASLLCGIAADRTALVVFRFLQGAGGAMASAVVLGMIVALFPEPRERAKAIGVYSFVQAGGSSIGLIAGGVLTQGLSWNWAFFINLPIGVVAIALTWRLVAADRGPGLREGVDLAGAGLVTGGLMLLVYTIVQAEEHSWSSARSIGLLAFSLVLLAGFVLRQAKAAKPLLPLRLFLVRAVAGANLVMVLMVAGLFGFQFITALYLQRVLELDALWTGLAFLPAPVTIAVFSLGFAARLAGRFGARHVLTGGLVLVALSLAWLARVPEAGVYTVDVLPVLVLMGAGFGSAMPALMGLAMSGATASDSGIASGLINTTQQVGAAMGTAVLATAATTHSAELIGAGVTEKTALTEGFQLSYGLSAGFVALAAVTAAVFLRRSAERVHAVR from the coding sequence ATGCCCGAAAACGGTGGATCGAGATGGTTCGCGCTGAGCGTGCTCAGCGCGGCCACGCTGATGGTGGTGCTGGACGGCTCGGTGGTCACCGTCGCGCTGCCGTGGATCCAGCGGGATCTCGGCTTCACCCAGGCCGGGCTGGCCTGGGTGGTCAACGCCTACCTGATCGCCTTCGCCGGTTCGCTGCTCCTGTCCGGTCGGCTCGGCGACCTGCTCGGCCGCCGCCGCGTCTTCCTGGTCGGCATGGTGGTGTTCACCGTGGCCTCGCTGCTGTGCGGGATCGCCGCGGACCGGACCGCGCTGGTGGTCTTCCGGTTCCTCCAGGGCGCGGGCGGCGCGATGGCTTCGGCCGTGGTGCTCGGCATGATCGTCGCGCTCTTCCCCGAACCGCGGGAGCGGGCCAAGGCGATCGGCGTCTACAGCTTCGTTCAGGCCGGTGGCTCGTCGATCGGGCTCATCGCGGGCGGGGTGCTGACCCAGGGGCTGAGCTGGAACTGGGCGTTCTTCATCAACCTGCCGATCGGCGTGGTGGCGATCGCGCTGACCTGGCGGCTGGTGGCCGCCGATCGCGGGCCCGGGCTGCGGGAGGGTGTCGACCTGGCCGGTGCCGGACTGGTCACCGGCGGGCTGATGCTGCTGGTCTACACCATCGTGCAGGCCGAGGAGCACAGCTGGAGCAGTGCGCGAAGCATTGGCCTGCTGGCGTTTTCGCTCGTGCTGCTGGCCGGTTTTGTGCTGCGGCAGGCAAAAGCGGCCAAGCCGTTGCTGCCGCTGCGGCTGTTCCTGGTGCGCGCGGTGGCCGGGGCGAACCTGGTGATGGTGCTGATGGTGGCCGGGTTGTTCGGTTTCCAGTTCATCACCGCGCTCTACCTCCAGCGGGTGCTCGAACTGGACGCGCTGTGGACCGGACTGGCCTTCCTGCCCGCGCCGGTGACCATCGCGGTGTTCTCCCTCGGCTTCGCCGCCCGGCTGGCCGGGCGGTTCGGCGCGCGGCACGTGCTCACCGGCGGGCTGGTGCTCGTCGCGCTGTCACTGGCCTGGCTGGCCAGGGTGCCGGAGGCCGGAGTGTACACAGTGGACGTTCTGCCGGTGCTGGTGCTGATGGGGGCCGGCTTCGGCTCGGCGATGCCCGCGTTGATGGGACTGGCGATGTCCGGTGCCACGGCGAGTGATTCGGGCATCGCGTCCGGACTGATCAACACCACGCAGCAGGTCGGCGCGGCGATGGGTACCGCCGTACTGGCGACAGCGGCGACCACGCACAGCGCCGAACTGATCGGCGCGGGGGTCACCGAGAAAACCGCGCTGACCGAAGGTTTTCAGTTGTCGTACGGATTGAGCGCGGGATTCGTGGCGCTCGCGGCGGTGACCGCCGCGGTGTTCCTGCGCCGCTCGGCCGAACGGGTGCACGCGGTGCGGTAA
- a CDS encoding glycoside hydrolase family 25 protein has protein sequence MVLFGLDISHHQGGNPNLHQARAEGVEFVICKATESSGFVDSRFHDNIARAQNAGLLVAAYHYQRAGVSAAAQVDNVRRVVPPGMPVIPDVEGNSGNVALTREIVDRLRGAGYPVPLTYLPRWYWQQLGQPSLAGLPPLWSSRYPDNAQGTIAEEYADVPAHYWDGYGGLGVALLQFSSSGRVAGYAPLDLNAFRGTRQEFAALLGGGPPGSDPTIEEESHMELGPGSTVSKTLVCPAVPADLVISLGFVSFTVHHIKFFGPTPESGHAELASYGEQVVDPARPYVKPVPQGAMTAEILYSLAPAAEGTPQHTAVAAFRGR, from the coding sequence ATGGTCCTGTTCGGCCTCGACATCAGCCATCACCAGGGTGGCAATCCCAACCTGCACCAGGCTCGCGCGGAGGGCGTGGAGTTCGTCATCTGCAAGGCGACCGAAAGTTCCGGCTTCGTCGACTCGCGCTTCCACGACAACATCGCGCGCGCCCAGAACGCGGGCCTGCTGGTGGCCGCGTACCACTACCAGCGCGCCGGGGTCTCCGCGGCGGCGCAGGTGGACAACGTGCGCCGCGTGGTGCCACCGGGCATGCCGGTGATCCCGGACGTGGAGGGCAACAGCGGCAACGTCGCGCTCACCAGGGAGATCGTGGATCGGTTGCGCGGGGCCGGTTATCCCGTTCCGCTGACGTACCTTCCGCGCTGGTACTGGCAGCAACTCGGCCAGCCGTCGCTGGCCGGGCTGCCGCCGCTGTGGTCCTCGCGCTACCCCGACAACGCGCAGGGCACCATCGCCGAGGAGTACGCCGACGTGCCGGCGCACTACTGGGACGGTTACGGCGGGCTCGGCGTGGCACTGCTGCAGTTCTCCAGTTCCGGCCGGGTGGCCGGGTACGCGCCGCTGGACCTCAACGCCTTCCGCGGCACCAGGCAGGAGTTCGCCGCCCTGCTCGGCGGGGGACCGCCGGGATCTGACCCCACCATCGAGGAGGAGAGCCACATGGAGCTGGGTCCGGGAAGCACCGTGAGCAAAACGCTGGTCTGCCCCGCGGTACCCGCGGATCTGGTGATCAGCCTCGGTTTTGTCTCGTTCACCGTGCACCACATCAAGTTCTTCGGGCCCACGCCGGAGAGCGGGCACGCCGAACTCGCTTCCTACGGCGAACAGGTCGTCGACCCGGCGCGGCCGTACGTGAAGCCGGTGCCGCAGGGCGCGATGACCGCGGAGATCCTGTACAGCCTGGCCCCCGCGGCCGAAGGCACCCCGCAGCACACCGCGGTCGCCGCCTTCCGCGGCCGCTAG
- a CDS encoding SAM-dependent methyltransferase, with product MTDYPPPGVDLDRPSVARVYDYYLGGTTNWAVDRRFADRVLAEFPMLRDIAMANRLFLHRVVRHLVRRGVTQFLDIGSGVPTMGHAHQVADHLAPGRARVVYADYEPVAVAHSKALLGEHGDPRRHAVVHADLRDPDGLWSAVERTGVVDLGQPVALLMIAVLHFRQPPANGIGADLGPGVVARFRELLPPLSYLAISHITDDGVPPGYDKKLVRLRERYDQGGSPVIWRPRREIEALFGEFHPVPPGVTWTPDWHPEETGARSPEVRFTRPNESAILAGVARKP from the coding sequence ATGACCGACTACCCGCCACCCGGTGTCGACCTCGACCGACCGAGCGTCGCGCGCGTCTACGACTACTACCTCGGCGGCACCACCAACTGGGCGGTCGACCGCCGGTTCGCCGACCGGGTGCTGGCCGAGTTCCCGATGCTGCGCGACATCGCCATGGCGAACCGGCTGTTCCTGCACCGGGTGGTGCGCCACCTGGTGCGGCGCGGGGTCACGCAGTTCCTCGACATCGGTTCGGGGGTGCCGACCATGGGGCACGCGCACCAGGTCGCCGACCATCTGGCGCCCGGTCGCGCGCGCGTGGTCTACGCCGACTACGAACCGGTCGCCGTCGCGCATTCGAAGGCACTGCTGGGCGAACACGGTGACCCGAGACGGCACGCGGTGGTCCACGCGGACCTCCGCGATCCCGACGGCCTGTGGTCGGCGGTCGAGCGGACCGGGGTGGTCGACCTCGGCCAGCCCGTCGCGTTGCTGATGATCGCGGTGCTGCACTTCCGGCAGCCGCCGGCGAACGGGATCGGGGCGGACCTTGGACCCGGTGTGGTCGCGCGGTTCCGGGAACTGCTGCCACCGTTGTCGTACCTGGCGATCTCGCACATCACCGACGATGGTGTGCCGCCGGGCTACGACAAGAAGCTGGTCCGGCTGCGGGAGCGCTACGACCAGGGCGGCAGTCCGGTGATCTGGCGCCCCCGGCGGGAGATCGAGGCCCTGTTCGGCGAGTTCCACCCGGTGCCACCGGGAGTCACCTGGACCCCGGACTGGCACCCGGAGGAAACCGGCGCACGCAGCCCGGAAGTGCGCTTCACCCGGCCGAACGAGTCCGCCATTCTCGCCGGGGTCGCCAGGAAACCCTGA
- a CDS encoding Scr1 family TA system antitoxin-like transcriptional regulator produces the protein MNHSGAAESVLTQRRRIGALLRTARKRAGVTQVQVKTVLACSQSTVTKIESGGTTISAQNLGKLIEFFRVDQATAAELRRLNEVNSASRLRSGRRRAGPAWFGDVPELERRASEIRSWTGERIPGVLQSDQYMLAQFQAAGCANVSELIAARKDRQRIFDREGRREFLLSESALDRLCHTANPLTALDEVQHLLKCGELAGVRIRVVPYGRSLYLDPDFTILSFPDEGDQVYVEYVSGKLLLHKQNDVKEHWGAWAALDELASTPEESARMLTEWRDRLDAGLAGEETR, from the coding sequence GTGAACCATTCCGGAGCGGCCGAATCGGTGCTCACGCAGCGCCGCCGGATCGGCGCGCTGCTGCGGACGGCGCGCAAACGGGCCGGCGTGACCCAGGTCCAGGTGAAGACCGTGCTCGCGTGCAGCCAGTCCACCGTCACCAAGATCGAGAGCGGCGGCACCACGATCTCCGCGCAGAACCTCGGGAAGCTGATCGAGTTCTTCCGCGTCGACCAGGCCACCGCGGCCGAACTGCGCCGGCTCAACGAGGTGAACTCGGCCTCGCGGCTGAGGTCCGGCCGCCGCCGGGCCGGGCCGGCGTGGTTCGGGGACGTTCCCGAACTGGAGCGGCGCGCGTCGGAGATCCGGTCGTGGACCGGCGAGCGCATTCCCGGCGTGCTCCAGTCCGACCAGTACATGCTGGCGCAGTTCCAGGCCGCGGGCTGTGCCAACGTGTCCGAGCTGATCGCGGCCCGCAAGGACCGCCAGCGCATCTTCGACCGCGAGGGCCGTCGCGAGTTCCTGCTCAGCGAGTCCGCGCTGGACCGGCTCTGCCACACCGCGAACCCGCTGACCGCACTGGACGAGGTGCAGCACCTGCTCAAGTGCGGGGAACTGGCCGGGGTGCGGATCCGGGTAGTGCCCTACGGCCGCAGCCTCTACCTGGACCCGGACTTCACCATTCTGAGCTTCCCGGACGAGGGTGATCAGGTGTACGTCGAGTACGTGAGCGGGAAACTCCTGCTGCACAAGCAGAACGACGTCAAGGAGCACTGGGGCGCCTGGGCCGCGCTGGACGAACTCGCGTCGACCCCGGAGGAGTCGGCCCGGATGCTGACCGAGTGGCGGGACCGGCTCGACGCGGGCCTGGCCGGTGAGGAGACCCGATGA
- a CDS encoding DUF397 domain-containing protein: MQTYDPHSIGDRFAPAGWQRPAACGPNGANCVEVNVAGREMVGVRDGKLPDSPVLVFDAGEWADFVESVRSGQFDS, from the coding sequence ATGCAGACCTACGACCCGCATTCGATCGGCGACCGCTTCGCCCCGGCGGGCTGGCAACGGCCCGCGGCCTGCGGTCCGAATGGCGCGAACTGCGTCGAGGTGAACGTGGCAGGCCGGGAAATGGTCGGGGTGCGCGACGGCAAGCTGCCCGATTCACCGGTGCTGGTTTTCGATGCCGGGGAGTGGGCCGACTTCGTCGAATCGGTGCGCTCGGGCCAGTTCGACAGCTGA
- a CDS encoding helix-turn-helix domain-containing protein: MSQGNIDVSEQVSSGEACTVLEALQRVSGKWAIGILLEASNGPVRFTELERAVKGISRRMLTLTLRNLERDGLLVRTVYPTVPPKVEYTSTEMAMELYGSLRGLTKWAERHRETISAARERYDAANTAHTANAAPAS, translated from the coding sequence ATGTCTCAGGGGAACATCGATGTGTCCGAGCAGGTCAGCTCCGGGGAGGCGTGCACGGTGCTCGAAGCCCTGCAGCGGGTGAGCGGCAAATGGGCCATCGGCATCCTGCTGGAGGCCTCGAACGGGCCGGTCCGCTTCACCGAGCTGGAGCGCGCGGTCAAGGGCATCAGCCGCCGCATGCTCACGCTGACCCTGCGCAACCTCGAACGCGACGGCCTGCTCGTCCGTACCGTCTACCCGACCGTGCCGCCGAAGGTCGAGTACACCTCCACCGAGATGGCGATGGAGTTGTACGGCTCGCTGCGCGGGCTGACCAAGTGGGCCGAGCGCCACCGCGAAACGATCTCCGCGGCGCGCGAACGCTACGACGCCGCGAACACTGCGCACACAGCGAACGCGGCACCCGCCAGCTAG
- a CDS encoding DinB family protein has translation MSHSRTELLRWQYELTWSLLELHLAELEPDDFGWTTATHHWTMHQDSAGGWTPDWADTEPSPIPVPTLGWVTWHLGWWWSVTLDHLRGRAPRDRADITWPGPGQPTVDWLRGLHAEWTAVLAELTDTGLDAPATFPWPDDPAKTVGHTLAWVNAELMKNTAEIGQLRLLRAAA, from the coding sequence GTGTCCCACTCACGAACCGAACTGCTCCGCTGGCAGTACGAACTGACCTGGTCCCTGCTCGAACTCCACCTGGCCGAACTCGAGCCGGACGACTTCGGCTGGACCACCGCCACGCACCACTGGACGATGCACCAGGACTCGGCCGGGGGCTGGACCCCGGACTGGGCGGACACCGAACCGTCGCCGATCCCGGTGCCGACCCTGGGCTGGGTCACCTGGCACCTCGGCTGGTGGTGGTCGGTCACCCTCGATCATCTGCGCGGCCGCGCCCCGCGCGACCGCGCCGACATCACCTGGCCGGGGCCGGGGCAGCCGACCGTCGACTGGCTGCGCGGCCTGCACGCGGAATGGACGGCCGTGCTCGCCGAACTCACCGACACCGGCCTCGACGCGCCGGCGACCTTCCCGTGGCCGGACGATCCGGCCAAGACCGTCGGGCACACGCTCGCCTGGGTGAACGCGGAACTGATGAAGAACACCGCCGAAATCGGCCAGCTCCGCCTACTCCGCGCGGCGGCTTAG
- the bcp gene encoding thioredoxin-dependent thiol peroxidase gives MSERLSPGDAAPDFTLPDSAGNKVSLSDFRGQYVIVYFYPAAGTPGCTKQACDFRDNLAELNDAGYQVLGISPDKPEKLAKFVDAESLTFPLLADPDKTVLTQWAAFGEKKNYGRVVQGVIRSTFVVDPEGKIANAFYNVRATGHVAKLIRDLGVSA, from the coding sequence ATGAGCGAGCGACTTTCCCCCGGCGACGCGGCCCCCGACTTCACCCTGCCCGACAGCGCGGGCAACAAGGTGTCGCTGTCGGACTTCCGCGGGCAGTACGTGATCGTCTACTTCTACCCCGCCGCGGGCACCCCGGGCTGCACCAAGCAGGCCTGCGACTTCCGCGACAACCTCGCCGAACTCAACGACGCCGGCTACCAGGTGCTCGGCATCTCCCCCGACAAGCCGGAGAAGCTGGCGAAGTTCGTCGACGCCGAGTCGCTGACCTTCCCGCTGCTGGCCGACCCCGACAAGACCGTGCTCACCCAGTGGGCGGCCTTCGGCGAGAAGAAGAACTACGGCCGTGTTGTGCAGGGCGTGATCCGGTCCACCTTCGTGGTCGATCCCGAGGGCAAGATCGCCAACGCGTTCTACAACGTCCGCGCCACCGGGCACGTGGCGAAGTTGATCAGGGACCTGGGCGTCTCCGCCTGA